Within the Opitutaceae bacterium TAV5 genome, the region CTGCACGACGGCTTCGAGAATCTCCTCGATGCCGATGCCGGATTTGCCGCTGGCGAGGATGGCCTCCTCGGCGGGGATCATGAGGATGTCCTCGAGTTGCTGGGTGCAGAGGTCGAGGTCGGCGGAGGGGAGGTCGATCTTGTTGATGACGGGGATGATCTTGAGACCCTGGGCGGTGGCGAGGTGGGCGTTGGCCACGGTCTGGGCCTCCACGCCCTGGCCGGCGTCGATGAGGAGGACGGCGCCTTCGCAGGCGGCGAGCGACCGGGAGACTTCATAGGCGAAGTCCACGTGGCCGGGGGTGTCCATGAGGTTGAGCTTGTAGCGGTGGCCGTCCTTGGCCGGGTAAACCATGGCGACGGGGTGGCTCTTGATGGTGATGCCGCGCTCGCGTTCGAGGTCCATCGCATCGAGGTGCTGGTCGGTCATGACACGCTGCGCGACGGTGTTGGTGTATTCGAGCAGGCGGTCGGAGAGCGTCGTCTTGCCGTGATCGACGTGGGCGATGATACAAAAATTGCGAGTGAGCGAAACGTCCATGAGTGCAGTTGGTGCGCCTGCCGTCCGGCGATACGGAGAGGCGGGCGTCGGATGAAACTGCCCAGCGTGGACGGTGGCCCGCAGCTTTCAAGCGGCGAAATTCGGGGGATCGGGGGGGGGGAGCCCCCGGCAGAACCGTCCCCGGACCGGCCGGGCTGAGGCTTACGGCTTGGCCGGGGACTTCCGCCCGCGGCGGACGGCCGGCCGCGCAGGTGGCTCCGTCGCTCCGGCGGCTCCGGTCGCTCCGATTGCCCCGGCGGCCGCGCCCGCGCTGTAGCCGAAAATCGTCACCTCACAGCCCACCGCCACAAAACCCGGCGGCAACGGGCATTGCGCGCGCACGTCCGGCGTCTCGCAGTCGAGGCTGAAGATCCGGCCCGTCCTCAGACAATAAAAGTGCGGATGATGTCGCGGCGTCGGCTTTTCGTAGGACGTCGGCTGCCCCGGAAAACTCACCCG harbors:
- a CDS encoding Fur family transcriptional regulator, giving the protein MPPITAQGKRIHATRQRAAIAEVIAEAAGPLTAEEVWTLARRRLPRIGLRTVFRNLQEQVGEGALARVSFPGQPTSYEKPTPRHHPHFYCLRTGRIFSLDCETPDVRAQCPLPPGFVAVGCEVTIFGYSAGAAAGAIGATGAAGATEPPARPAVRRGRKSPAKP